Proteins encoded within one genomic window of Scheffersomyces stipitis CBS 6054 chromosome 3, complete sequence:
- the YMC1 gene encoding mitochondrial carrier protein (Mitochondrial carnitine-acylcarnitine carrier protein~go_component membrane~go_function binding~go_process transport), which translates to MSDAVEIVDLTPAPAANVDHSLTRKAKDIAAGFIGGATQVLIGQPADLVKIRLQTSHETSSLSIIKQVLKNEGILAFYKGTLPPLFGVGVCVSLQFYGFHEAKRQILNYYDQSNLNLWPQTYIAGAVAGIVNTPVAGPIEQLRILSQSNTSTTKNSLSDTVKRIYQTEGIVNGIYRGFGITLLREIQAYGVWFLTYETLIQQIIDLQHYKSRNDISTPELLASGALAGNALWLSSYPIDVIKSNIQSDKFGSASKFNGRISAATRYIYQTHGLRGFWRGIVPCLLRAVPCSAGTFASVELALRLMG; encoded by the coding sequence ATGTCGGACGCGGTAGAAATTGTCGATTTGACTCCAGCTCCGGCTGCAAACGTAGACCATTCGTTAACAAGAAAAGCGAAGGATATAGCAGCTGGATTCATCGGTGGTGCCACGCAAGTTTTAATTGGGCAACCTGCTGATCTTGTGAAAATCCGTTTACAAACGTCTCACgagacatcttcattgtcGATCATCAAGCAAGTCCTTAAGAATGAAGGTATATTGGCATTCTATAAGGGAACTTTACCTCCACTCTTTGGTGTAGGAGTCTGTGTTTCTCTACAATTCTATGGGTTCCACGAGGCCAAGAGACAAATCCTCAACTATTACGACCAGAGCAACTTAAATCTCTGGCCACAAACATATATTGCAGGTGCCGTGGCTGGTATAGTCAATACTCCCGTAGCTGGCCCTATAGAACAATTACGTATCTTGAGTCAGTCGAATACTTCCACCACTAAGAATAGTCTAAGCGACACCGTGAAAAGAATATACCAGACCGAAGGCATAGTCAATGGGATATATAGAGGGTTTGGGATCACTTTATTGCGTGAAATCCAAGCCTACGGTGTCTGGTTTCTCACGTACGAAACGTTGATCCAGCAGATCATAGACTTGCAACACTATAAATCGAGGAACGATATCAGCACACCAGAATTGTTGGCCAGTGGTGCTTTGGCAGGTAATGCCTTGTGGTTGTCGTCGTATCCTATAGATGTGATCAAGTCGAACATTCAGTCTGACAAGTTCGGCAGTGCCAGTAAGTTCAATGGCAGAATCAGTGCTGCTACGAGATACATCTACCAGACCCATGGACTCCGTGGATTCTGGAGAGGTATTGTACCTTGCTTATTAAGAGCCGTCCCTTGTAGTGCAGGCACGTTTGCCAGTGTAGAACTTGCGTTGAGATTAATGGGTTAG
- the NUO1 gene encoding mitochondrial complex I NUIM TYKY subunit (proton translocation) (go_function electron transporter activity; iron ion binding~go_process electron transport) → MFKQLITAVPRQPIVGQRFISNASRLYKPAAATAAEYLTTGGSTQSVWPKGFRAPKPKTWEESSESALSKATKFFFLSEIARGMYICMEMYFRSPYTIYYPFEKGPISPRFRGEHALRRYPSGEERCIACKLCEAICPAQAITIEAEERIDGSRRTYKYDIDMTKCIYCGYCQESCPVDAIVESPNVEYSTATREELLYNKEKLLENGDKWEQELQYCIDADAPYR, encoded by the coding sequence ATGTTCAAGCAATTGATAACAGCAGTGCCTAGACAGCCAATTGTTGGCCAAcgtttcatttccaacGCTTCCAGGCTCTACAAGCCAGCAGCTGCCACTGCAGCTGAATACTTGACTACTGGTGGTTCTACCCAGTCTGTCTGGCCCAAGGGTTTCAGAGCTCCCAAGCCTAAGACTTGGGAAGAAAGTAGCGAAAGTGCCTTGAGCAAGGCtaccaagttcttcttcttgtcgGAAATTGCAAGAGGTATGTACATCTGTATGGAAATGTACTTCAGATCACCATACACCATCTACTATCCTTTCGAAAAGGGTCCTATCTCGCCCAGATTTAGAGGTGAACATGCATTAAGAAGATACCCAAGTGGTGAAGAAAGATGTATTGCTTGTAAGTTGTGTGAAGCCATCTGTCCTGCCCAGGCGATCACCATCGAAGCCGAAGAGAGAATTGACGGCTCCAGAAGAACCTACAAGTACGATATCGACATGACCAAATGTATCTACTGTGGTTACTGTCAAGAGTCTTGTCCTGTCGATGCCATTGTCGAAAGTCCTAATGTTGAATACTCTACAGCTACCAGGGAAGAATTGTTGTAcaacaaggaaaagttgttggaaaacgGGGACAAGTGggaacaagaattgcaatACTGTATTGATGCTGATGCTCCATACCGTTAA